Proteins from a single region of Corynebacterium pseudogenitalium:
- a CDS encoding DUF3710 domain-containing protein, translating to MAWWPFGKKKKDQQKEDAAPAQTEAETNDDLEVTAPKSQDTGIAADTDPSQTPSATGTLADYDPISGSTGPFDGDNVDIEEFDFSDFSQVNLNLGSMQIPLPKDSQVQVEMGENGPKMVHIVTRYGRITPVAFAAPRNGGLWAESAEEIAEGMKNEDMPVEFEEGPWGTEIVGTGANGVIRIIGVEAPRWLYRVTLAAPAGMEEQLAELGREVVARSFVYRGPDPILAGNSLPVVLPAQLARQVQQAVQERAAQESQQQSPQAGNPNALSDALKQIIAQNNEANKNN from the coding sequence ATGGCATGGTGGCCATTTGGTAAAAAGAAGAAAGACCAGCAGAAGGAAGACGCTGCCCCCGCTCAGACGGAGGCAGAGACCAACGACGATCTAGAGGTCACAGCACCAAAGTCTCAGGACACGGGGATTGCAGCGGATACTGATCCATCCCAGACTCCATCAGCCACTGGTACTCTTGCCGATTATGATCCAATCAGTGGATCTACCGGTCCGTTCGACGGCGACAACGTCGACATTGAGGAGTTCGATTTTTCTGACTTCTCCCAGGTGAACCTCAACCTCGGATCAATGCAGATTCCGCTGCCAAAGGATTCGCAGGTGCAGGTTGAAATGGGCGAGAACGGCCCGAAGATGGTGCACATCGTTACCAGGTACGGTCGCATCACTCCGGTTGCTTTCGCTGCACCGCGTAACGGCGGCCTGTGGGCCGAATCGGCAGAAGAAATTGCCGAGGGCATGAAGAACGAGGACATGCCTGTCGAGTTTGAAGAGGGCCCCTGGGGAACCGAAATCGTTGGTACTGGCGCTAACGGTGTGATCCGCATCATCGGTGTTGAGGCGCCTCGATGGCTGTACCGTGTCACGTTGGCCGCTCCGGCGGGAATGGAAGAACAGCTTGCTGAGCTCGGGCGGGAAGTCGTAGCACGCAGCTTTGTTTACCGCGGTCCGGACCCAATTTTGGCGGGTAACTCTTTGCCAGTCGTCCTGCCTGCGCAGTTGGCTCGGCAGGTGCAGCAGGCTGTACAGGAGCGGGCTGCGCAGGAGTCGCAGCAGCAGAGCCCACAGGCTGGAAACCCGAACGCCCTGAGTGACGCGCTGAAACAGATCATCGCACAAAACAACGAAGCGAATAAGAATAATTAA
- the dut gene encoding dUTP diphosphatase, which produces MESRKVYEVTSLEPISVKRLDPDMPLPKRAHEGDAGADLYSSETRTLAPGERALIGTGIAVALPMGTVGLIHPRSGLAAKHGISIVNTPGTIDAQYRGELKICLLNTDRECSFTVERGMRIAQLVVQKVELVDFVEVSELDDTQRGAQGYGSTGLA; this is translated from the coding sequence ATGGAATCCCGTAAGGTGTATGAAGTGACCTCTCTTGAACCAATTTCAGTAAAACGTCTTGATCCAGACATGCCGCTTCCTAAACGAGCGCATGAAGGTGACGCCGGGGCGGACCTTTACTCCTCGGAAACACGGACATTGGCTCCCGGCGAACGGGCGCTCATCGGCACCGGAATTGCTGTCGCGTTGCCCATGGGAACTGTCGGGCTCATTCATCCTCGTTCGGGACTCGCTGCCAAACACGGGATTTCTATTGTGAACACGCCAGGCACCATTGATGCCCAGTATCGAGGGGAGTTGAAGATTTGCCTTCTTAATACCGACCGTGAATGTTCGTTTACAGTTGAACGAGGAATGCGGATTGCTCAACTAGTGGTGCAAAAAGTCGAGTTGGTTGACTTCGTCGAAGTTTCCGAGCTTGACGATACCCAGCGTGGTGCCCAAGGATACGGATCAACGGGGCTCGCCTGA
- a CDS encoding DUF3093 domain-containing protein, producing MNSNQNAPASSGSKVLYTERQWVPWYWWIIGAALTLLIGAQLTLNRNIWWFIIPVLVIGSLVFWFLTWLSKTTIAVEQDSDGTRWLVVDDANLPNTVVSRSMVVPASAKRNALGRQLDPAAFLVSHGWVKEHILLVLDDPQDPTPYWLIAAKEPEKILGMFLPEQRTA from the coding sequence ATGAATAGCAACCAAAACGCACCGGCATCCAGTGGTTCCAAAGTCTTATATACGGAGCGTCAATGGGTGCCTTGGTACTGGTGGATCATCGGTGCAGCATTAACGCTGCTCATCGGGGCACAACTTACGCTCAACCGCAATATTTGGTGGTTTATTATCCCCGTGCTCGTTATCGGAAGTTTAGTTTTTTGGTTCTTGACATGGCTTTCGAAAACTACAATTGCGGTCGAGCAAGACAGCGACGGCACTCGTTGGCTCGTCGTTGACGACGCCAACTTACCCAACACCGTTGTCAGCAGATCTATGGTTGTCCCTGCATCAGCGAAGCGAAATGCTCTCGGACGACAGTTAGACCCAGCTGCTTTCTTGGTATCGCATGGTTGGGTGAAAGAACATATTCTGCTTGTCTTGGACGATCCTCAGGACCCAACCCCCTACTGGCTAATTGCTGCGAAAGAACCGGAGAAAATCCTCGGAATGTTTTTGCCTGAGCAGCGGACCGCCTAG
- a CDS encoding DUF4193 domain-containing protein, with amino-acid sequence MATDYDAPRKRAEDELETDSLEGLKAAEVAGSSMDDDGEIVEPFEPPLQDLSGEELNVEVKPRQDNEFTCASCYLVQKKNRLAYETEDGQKICLDCE; translated from the coding sequence ATGGCGACCGATTACGATGCACCGCGTAAGCGCGCAGAAGACGAGCTTGAGACTGACTCCCTCGAGGGCTTGAAGGCTGCGGAGGTTGCGGGCAGCAGCATGGATGATGACGGTGAAATCGTTGAACCGTTTGAACCGCCACTTCAAGATCTGTCTGGTGAGGAACTGAACGTTGAGGTAAAGCCTCGCCAAGATAACGAATTCACTTGTGCGTCTTGCTATTTGGTTCAGAAAAAGAATCGGCTGGCTTACGAAACCGAAGACGGCCAGAAGATTTGCCTCGACTGCGAGTAG
- the ppgK gene encoding polyphosphate--glucose phosphotransferase, with the protein MTTTSGIDGAQEHYGMGVDVGGSGIKGAIVNLKTGEFVGDRIKIATPQPATPEAVASTVAEIVRLHEWDGPVGVTLPSVIQHQIAKSAANIDPSWIDTDVHELFEQHLPERSVTVLNDADAAGLAEVAFGNERARNGSVIFLTFGTGIGSAFLVNGHLFPNTEIGHLIVNRKEAEHVASSAVKQREDLSFKKWAKRVDKVLHEYARLFNPECFVVGGGISRKSDKWVPLLTVDTPVVVATLRNRAGIVGAAMAANEHLAP; encoded by the coding sequence ATGACTACAACAAGTGGAATTGATGGTGCCCAAGAGCACTATGGTATGGGCGTCGATGTCGGCGGTTCTGGAATCAAGGGCGCCATCGTCAACCTCAAAACCGGAGAATTCGTCGGCGACAGGATCAAGATCGCAACTCCTCAGCCAGCTACACCTGAAGCTGTTGCATCAACAGTCGCAGAGATCGTCCGTCTCCACGAATGGGACGGCCCTGTGGGAGTAACGCTGCCGTCGGTGATTCAGCATCAGATCGCAAAGAGCGCAGCTAACATCGACCCGTCGTGGATCGACACCGATGTGCATGAGCTCTTTGAGCAGCATCTCCCTGAGCGCTCTGTCACTGTATTAAACGACGCCGACGCCGCGGGGCTTGCTGAAGTTGCCTTTGGCAATGAACGAGCCCGAAACGGTTCTGTCATATTCCTCACGTTTGGCACTGGTATTGGTTCAGCGTTCCTGGTTAATGGGCACCTCTTCCCTAACACAGAAATTGGCCATTTAATCGTCAATAGGAAGGAAGCAGAGCACGTCGCCTCCTCAGCTGTAAAGCAGAGGGAAGACCTGAGCTTCAAGAAGTGGGCGAAGCGAGTTGATAAGGTGCTGCACGAATACGCGCGACTGTTTAATCCAGAGTGTTTCGTCGTCGGTGGTGGCATCTCGCGGAAATCTGACAAATGGGTCCCTCTATTGACTGTCGACACTCCTGTCGTCGTGGCCACTCTTCGCAACCGAGCAGGCATTGTCGGAGCAGCGATGGCGGCCAATGAGCACCTCGCACCGTAA
- a CDS encoding RNA polymerase sigma factor yields the protein MVASEASGKNSVNDAAESTSGGVTDGTTTAKKATKKAAKKTAKKAAKKTAKKTAKKTARKTAKKASKVAKKAKKTVKKTAAKKAASPATDEVTSDDSALEETDESLDDSDQEQDFDPLTAEEDDEEFDEHLGDDDEEKEDEEDDGSSVWDIEESAALRQARKDAQLTASADSVRAYLKQIGKVALLDAEQEVSLAKRIEAGLYAQHRLDEMARAAEEGDKEARLTPAVKRDFRAVARDGRKAKNHLLEANLRLVVSLAKRYTGRGMAFLDLIQEGNLGLIRAVEKFDYSKGYKFSTYATWWIRQAITRAMADQARTIRIPVHMVEVINKLGRIQRELLQDLGREPTPLELAKEMDITEEKVLEIQQYAREPISLDQTIGDEGDSQLGDFIEDSEAVVAVDAVSFTLLQDQLQDVLHTLSEREAGVVRLRFGLTDGMPRTLDEIGQVYGVTRERIRQIESKTMSKLRHPSRSQVLRDYLD from the coding sequence GTGGTAGCCAGCGAAGCTTCAGGCAAAAACTCCGTCAACGATGCGGCAGAGAGCACTTCCGGCGGCGTAACCGACGGCACAACGACCGCCAAGAAAGCCACCAAAAAAGCAGCCAAGAAAACCGCCAAAAAGGCTGCCAAAAAGACCGCCAAGAAGACTGCGAAGAAAACAGCACGCAAAACCGCGAAAAAGGCGTCAAAGGTAGCTAAGAAAGCGAAGAAGACAGTAAAGAAAACCGCCGCAAAGAAGGCTGCTTCACCCGCAACTGATGAGGTCACCAGCGACGACTCCGCGCTGGAAGAAACGGACGAATCGCTCGACGATTCTGACCAGGAGCAGGACTTCGACCCGCTGACGGCTGAAGAAGATGACGAAGAATTTGACGAGCATCTTGGTGATGACGACGAGGAAAAAGAAGACGAGGAAGACGACGGATCTTCTGTCTGGGATATCGAGGAATCTGCTGCACTTCGCCAAGCCCGCAAGGACGCTCAGCTCACCGCATCTGCGGACTCTGTCCGTGCGTATTTGAAGCAAATAGGTAAGGTTGCTCTGCTCGATGCTGAGCAGGAGGTTTCTCTCGCGAAGCGCATTGAAGCTGGTCTCTACGCGCAACACCGACTCGACGAGATGGCCCGTGCAGCTGAGGAGGGAGACAAGGAAGCACGCCTTACCCCTGCGGTTAAGCGCGACTTCCGCGCCGTCGCCCGAGACGGTCGCAAGGCGAAGAACCATCTGCTCGAAGCTAACCTTCGACTCGTGGTTTCGCTGGCAAAGCGCTACACCGGTCGCGGTATGGCCTTCTTGGACCTCATCCAGGAGGGCAACCTCGGTCTCATCCGTGCAGTTGAAAAGTTCGACTATTCCAAGGGCTACAAGTTTTCCACCTATGCAACGTGGTGGATCCGCCAGGCAATTACACGTGCCATGGCAGACCAGGCTCGAACCATTCGCATCCCGGTGCACATGGTCGAGGTCATCAACAAGCTTGGCCGTATCCAGCGTGAGCTTCTACAAGATCTTGGACGCGAACCTACACCGCTTGAACTCGCAAAAGAGATGGACATCACCGAAGAGAAGGTGTTGGAGATCCAGCAGTACGCCCGTGAGCCGATCTCATTGGATCAGACGATCGGCGATGAAGGCGACAGCCAACTCGGTGATTTCATCGAAGACTCCGAAGCCGTTGTGGCAGTCGACGCTGTTTCCTTTACGCTTCTTCAGGACCAACTTCAGGATGTCCTCCACACACTTTCCGAGCGTGAGGCCGGCGTCGTGCGGCTCCGCTTCGGCTTGACCGATGGCATGCCTCGCACGCTAGATGAAATCGGCCAGGTGTACGGTGTGACACGCGAACGCATCCGGCAGATCGAGTCCAAGACGATGTCGAAGCTTCGCCACCCGTCGCGTTCACAGGTGCTGCGCGATTACCTCGATTAA
- a CDS encoding DEAD/DEAH box helicase yields MRTKPRDFLAVATPGAGKTTFALTLASKLHASKAVQRIIVVVPTEHLKHQWSQSAARFGLSLDPNFTNSSAVNPAYDGIVVTYAQIGMHPFKHHAVATAKRSLVILDEIHHAGDAKSWGDGVYEAYNDVEHRLALTGTPFRSDDSQIPFVRYVEDGDGHLVSQADYTYGYSHALADGVVRPVVFLAYSGEAQWKDSAGEEYSARLGEPLNAEQTARAWKTALDPKGDWIKAVLQAAHTRLKKLRTNMPDAGGLVIATNKTTARAYAKILSSISSTPVTVVLSDEAGASDRIDEFSASTDEWMVAVRMVSEGVDVPRLAVGVYATSASTPLFFAQAIGRFVRSRMPGESASVFLPSVPVLLRLAEEMEVSRDHVLGKPHRESGWSDELLAQANQVQNEPDDNPSYEAIGASAELDSLIFDGSTYGTPTVAGSAEEQDFLGLPGLLDEEQVKTLLRKRQSDQLDAREAEEKARKAAERQARERAEVLGEHLAPTQPSKQTSAPGSSEEASVAADEIPQLRKELNARVSIVAGKTGRPHGAIHTEARKACGGPPTALCNAEQLRARIAYLRDW; encoded by the coding sequence ATGCGCACCAAACCTCGAGACTTTCTCGCTGTAGCAACTCCTGGTGCGGGTAAGACGACGTTTGCACTGACACTAGCCAGCAAACTGCACGCATCGAAGGCAGTGCAGCGCATCATCGTCGTCGTACCAACAGAACACCTAAAACACCAGTGGTCCCAATCAGCAGCGAGGTTCGGCCTTTCGCTAGACCCAAACTTCACAAACTCATCTGCGGTAAACCCTGCCTATGACGGCATTGTCGTGACGTATGCGCAAATCGGTATGCACCCGTTCAAGCATCATGCGGTGGCCACTGCGAAGCGCAGTTTGGTGATTCTTGATGAGATTCACCATGCTGGTGACGCCAAAAGTTGGGGGGATGGAGTCTACGAGGCTTACAACGATGTCGAACACCGCTTAGCGTTGACAGGTACGCCGTTTCGCTCTGATGATTCCCAGATTCCGTTCGTCCGATACGTCGAAGACGGCGATGGGCACCTCGTTTCACAAGCGGACTACACCTATGGGTACTCCCACGCCTTGGCCGATGGCGTCGTCCGCCCAGTTGTATTCCTGGCATATTCCGGCGAGGCACAGTGGAAAGACTCCGCCGGGGAAGAGTATTCCGCAAGGCTTGGTGAGCCACTGAATGCCGAGCAGACCGCGCGTGCCTGGAAAACTGCCCTAGATCCGAAAGGGGACTGGATCAAGGCAGTCCTCCAGGCGGCACATACAAGGCTGAAAAAACTTCGTACGAATATGCCGGATGCCGGAGGCCTCGTCATCGCTACGAACAAGACGACAGCACGCGCCTACGCCAAGATCCTCTCCAGCATTTCGAGCACGCCCGTTACGGTCGTGCTCTCAGACGAAGCCGGGGCATCCGACCGCATCGACGAATTCTCCGCGTCCACCGACGAATGGATGGTCGCAGTCAGAATGGTCTCTGAGGGAGTCGACGTTCCTCGCCTCGCTGTCGGAGTATATGCAACATCAGCATCGACACCACTGTTTTTCGCGCAGGCAATCGGACGATTCGTACGCTCACGCATGCCAGGCGAATCCGCCTCCGTTTTTCTCCCGTCGGTCCCGGTTCTGCTCCGCCTCGCGGAAGAAATGGAGGTGTCACGCGACCACGTTTTGGGCAAACCACACCGAGAATCAGGGTGGTCCGACGAACTACTAGCCCAAGCAAACCAAGTTCAAAACGAACCAGACGACAACCCTTCGTACGAAGCCATCGGCGCATCAGCCGAGCTAGACTCTTTAATTTTCGACGGCTCCACCTACGGCACACCCACCGTCGCAGGATCCGCAGAGGAACAAGACTTCCTAGGCCTTCCAGGGCTGCTTGACGAAGAACAGGTCAAGACTCTGCTCCGCAAACGCCAAAGCGACCAACTAGATGCCCGAGAAGCAGAAGAAAAAGCGCGAAAGGCTGCCGAGCGCCAAGCACGCGAGCGTGCTGAAGTACTAGGAGAGCACTTGGCTCCCACTCAGCCGTCCAAGCAAACCTCCGCGCCGGGTAGCAGCGAGGAGGCATCAGTGGCGGCTGATGAGATTCCCCAGTTGAGAAAGGAACTCAACGCTCGCGTTTCAATCGTCGCTGGAAAGACGGGTCGCCCGCATGGTGCGATCCATACGGAAGCGCGTAAAGCGTGTGGTGGTCCGCCGACCGCGCTGTGCAATGCGGAACAGCTGCGGGCGCGTATTGCGTACTTACGAGATTGGTAA
- a CDS encoding DUF3039 domain-containing protein, translating into MGVVNTTTKTLERTDLREDTSSTNDDGTPKFFHYVKKDQIFDSAISGKVVVALCGKTFPVKKQAKPGSPVCPDCERIYKGLRRK; encoded by the coding sequence ATGGGAGTCGTGAATACGACGACGAAGACTCTTGAGCGCACAGACCTTCGGGAAGACACATCGTCAACAAATGATGATGGAACCCCCAAGTTTTTCCACTATGTGAAGAAGGATCAGATTTTCGATTCTGCGATTTCTGGAAAAGTCGTAGTCGCACTCTGTGGCAAGACATTTCCGGTGAAGAAGCAGGCGAAGCCTGGGTCGCCAGTATGTCCTGACTGCGAACGCATCTATAAGGGGTTGCGTCGGAAGTGA
- a CDS encoding DUF3099 domain-containing protein, with protein MNEREDEAQEHVSIDAEVEVHDDKHFLFRHFRSKRHRALITDAKQTPEQNLQSREAQYLWLQALRIPFILLSIASAWWLGNWWIATLLFIVSVPLPWVAVMLGNAKGESRDPREKNVYKPALSRAYAALEEQSRQQLSSNQASTDTTPTVIDHESHSE; from the coding sequence ATGAACGAGAGAGAGGACGAGGCACAAGAGCACGTCTCGATTGATGCGGAAGTCGAAGTCCACGACGATAAGCATTTCCTTTTTCGTCATTTCCGCTCAAAACGACACCGTGCACTCATTACGGATGCGAAGCAGACGCCGGAGCAAAACCTGCAGAGCCGAGAGGCTCAATACCTTTGGTTGCAGGCGCTTCGAATCCCATTCATTTTGCTTTCGATCGCATCTGCGTGGTGGCTCGGAAACTGGTGGATTGCGACGTTGCTCTTTATTGTTTCCGTACCGCTCCCCTGGGTCGCAGTGATGTTGGGCAACGCGAAAGGAGAGTCGCGTGATCCGCGTGAAAAGAATGTCTACAAGCCTGCGCTGAGTCGTGCCTATGCCGCGTTGGAGGAGCAGTCGAGGCAACAACTATCCTCGAACCAGGCTTCAACAGATACGACGCCGACCGTTATCGATCACGAATCCCACTCGGAGTAG
- a CDS encoding methyltransferase gives MTDLSSTAFGLHPGLARELGERLRALPYTTSSIGSYLGPNAYQALYRGEVGAVLRRCHSEDVIGSAISTLLLRRPTSQNELEALFGSSLAEKLISAGVFHQTKEQRYEVAYDIRPHLLSQQHHLIVADLDASTSAIVPGKDHVLGVGAASKSLLHAIPQSPTGTVLDLGTGSGVLSVAQSGLADQIVGTDIHHRAIELAQATLEMNGITSVQLREGSWFKPVAGEQFDRIVANPPFVVGIPEVGHVYRDSGMPLDEASRLVAEHAPEYLAEGGMLCMLGSWAHIDGEAWQSRVASWVPSQGVSAWVLQREVVDPETYVATWLKDESVDLRTESGIARTQQWLDYFQAAGVHAIGFGWIFMQHIGDQPSEITAEELTHPFTDPLGPEVEEYYLRQAWLRQKSVQELLDSSFLVRPTVAIEDIAVPNTEEGLGFTREELRITRMDGPRFSHSLDEALKTVLAGLHPAGLPLRDVVGILAASRGVDDQQALEELENQTVAAVVDLIRHGIVLPSEIAEVE, from the coding sequence ATGACAGATTTATCATCTACAGCATTTGGATTACACCCTGGACTTGCGCGGGAGCTCGGTGAACGATTGCGCGCGCTCCCCTACACCACATCTTCGATTGGAAGTTATCTTGGGCCAAATGCATACCAGGCTCTCTACCGGGGCGAGGTGGGAGCCGTCCTGCGTCGCTGCCATTCAGAAGACGTTATCGGATCGGCCATATCCACTTTGTTGTTGCGGCGCCCGACTTCCCAAAACGAGCTCGAGGCGTTATTTGGCTCGTCCCTTGCTGAGAAACTCATCAGCGCAGGTGTCTTTCACCAGACCAAAGAGCAACGCTACGAGGTTGCTTACGACATCCGGCCTCATTTGTTGTCTCAACAGCATCACCTCATAGTTGCAGATCTCGACGCCTCTACGTCTGCAATCGTTCCCGGCAAAGATCACGTACTTGGAGTCGGAGCGGCGTCGAAATCCCTGTTGCACGCGATCCCGCAGTCACCGACTGGAACGGTTTTGGACCTTGGAACCGGTTCAGGGGTGCTGTCGGTAGCACAATCTGGCCTTGCCGATCAGATCGTCGGTACTGACATTCATCATCGAGCGATCGAGTTGGCTCAGGCCACGCTCGAGATGAATGGCATCACTAGCGTTCAGCTCCGCGAAGGATCTTGGTTTAAGCCTGTCGCGGGCGAGCAGTTTGACAGGATCGTTGCCAACCCGCCGTTTGTAGTCGGCATTCCGGAGGTGGGGCATGTTTACCGCGACTCCGGCATGCCACTGGATGAAGCAAGTCGCCTCGTGGCAGAGCACGCACCTGAATATCTCGCAGAAGGTGGGATGCTGTGCATGCTGGGCTCATGGGCCCATATTGATGGTGAGGCGTGGCAGTCGCGAGTTGCGAGTTGGGTCCCTTCGCAAGGAGTCAGCGCATGGGTGCTTCAACGAGAAGTGGTTGACCCCGAGACCTACGTCGCCACGTGGCTGAAAGATGAATCAGTCGACCTCAGGACTGAAAGCGGCATAGCCCGCACACAACAGTGGCTCGATTACTTCCAAGCCGCGGGTGTTCACGCTATTGGTTTCGGTTGGATTTTCATGCAACACATCGGCGACCAGCCCTCCGAGATTACTGCGGAAGAATTAACACACCCGTTCACGGACCCGCTTGGGCCTGAGGTCGAAGAATACTATCTACGGCAGGCGTGGCTACGGCAAAAATCCGTCCAGGAACTCTTAGATAGTTCGTTCCTGGTCCGGCCCACAGTCGCGATCGAAGACATCGCTGTGCCAAATACTGAAGAGGGGCTGGGTTTCACGCGCGAAGAGCTGCGCATTACTCGAATGGATGGCCCACGATTCTCTCATTCATTGGATGAGGCGTTGAAAACCGTCCTTGCAGGATTGCATCCCGCCGGCTTGCCACTGCGTGACGTGGTGGGCATCCTAGCAGCATCTCGAGGTGTCGACGACCAGCAGGCCCTTGAAGAATTGGAAAACCAAACGGTTGCAGCTGTTGTGGATCTTATCCGCCACGGCATCGTGCTGCCGTCGGAAATTGCAGAGGTGGAGTAG
- the dtd gene encoding D-aminoacyl-tRNA deacylase — protein sequence MKAVLTRVTSASVTVDGEVVGAIDCEATGGILALVGAGRKDSDDAWETVARKIAELRILEGEKSVVDAQAPVLLVSQFTLMGRTAKGRRPSWSDAAPADEAAPIIEKIAAYLRDRGITVAEGKFGAHMKVQSINDGPFTVIVEA from the coding sequence ATGAAGGCTGTATTGACAAGAGTTACGAGCGCGAGCGTCACCGTCGACGGTGAAGTCGTCGGAGCAATCGACTGCGAGGCGACTGGTGGAATTCTGGCCCTTGTCGGAGCAGGACGTAAGGATAGCGACGACGCTTGGGAAACGGTTGCTCGCAAAATCGCGGAACTGCGAATCCTGGAGGGCGAAAAGTCTGTAGTGGACGCACAAGCCCCTGTTTTGCTTGTGAGTCAGTTCACGTTGATGGGTCGCACGGCAAAAGGACGGAGGCCATCATGGAGTGACGCAGCCCCCGCAGATGAAGCAGCACCCATCATTGAAAAAATCGCAGCCTACCTCCGGGACCGGGGCATCACGGTCGCTGAAGGAAAGTTTGGTGCCCATATGAAGGTGCAGAGCATCAACGACGGCCCATTCACGGTGATTGTCGAGGCCTAG
- a CDS encoding sigma-70 family RNA polymerase sigma factor: MTSKSQTLTADNEEKVDRGSRRNQTNDNPSADLVRVYLNGIGKTALLDAEEEVELAQQIEVGLYAQQLLDDPDCKLTRAQKRDYKILAKQGRKARAHLLEANLRLVVSLAKRYTGRGMPLLDLIQEGNLGLIRAMEKFDYAKGFKFSTYATWWIRQAITRGMADQSRTIRLPVHLVEQVNKLSRIRREMYQSFGREPTNEELAEESGIEEDKIELLLRQSRDPVSLDMPVGADEEAPLGDFIEDAEATDAEDAVVSVLRHDDIQDVINGLEQREQDVIRMRYGLTDGVPRTLDQIGRKFGLSRERVRQIEREVMAKLRVGDRAERLRDYAM, translated from the coding sequence ATGACGTCGAAGAGTCAGACCTTAACAGCGGACAACGAAGAAAAAGTTGACCGCGGTAGTCGTCGCAATCAAACGAACGACAATCCATCGGCTGACCTTGTTCGCGTGTATCTCAATGGCATTGGCAAGACTGCCCTGCTCGATGCAGAAGAAGAGGTCGAACTAGCCCAGCAGATCGAAGTTGGACTCTATGCCCAGCAGCTTCTTGATGATCCAGACTGCAAGCTCACCCGAGCCCAGAAACGTGACTATAAAATTCTGGCGAAGCAAGGACGGAAAGCTCGCGCCCACCTCCTCGAGGCAAATCTTCGTCTGGTTGTGTCGTTGGCAAAGCGCTACACAGGACGCGGGATGCCACTGCTCGATCTGATCCAAGAGGGCAACCTCGGACTGATCCGCGCGATGGAGAAATTTGACTATGCCAAGGGCTTTAAATTCTCAACGTACGCGACGTGGTGGATTCGCCAGGCCATTACTCGCGGCATGGCAGACCAGTCTCGTACTATCCGTCTCCCTGTGCATCTTGTAGAACAAGTCAATAAACTCTCCCGAATTCGCCGCGAGATGTACCAGTCGTTTGGCCGCGAACCAACGAATGAGGAGTTGGCAGAGGAGTCTGGCATCGAAGAGGACAAGATTGAGCTCCTCCTGCGTCAATCCCGAGACCCCGTGAGTCTTGACATGCCGGTCGGAGCGGATGAAGAGGCCCCCCTGGGGGACTTCATTGAAGATGCAGAAGCTACAGACGCCGAAGACGCGGTGGTATCCGTGCTCCGTCACGATGACATCCAAGATGTCATCAACGGTTTGGAGCAGCGCGAGCAGGACGTCATCCGTATGCGCTATGGGCTGACCGACGGTGTTCCCCGCACATTGGACCAGATTGGGCGTAAATTCGGCTTGTCTCGTGAGCGCGTTCGCCAAATCGAACGAGAGGTCATGGCGAAGCTTCGCGTAGGTGACCGGGCAGAGCGCCTTAGGGATTACGCAATGTAA